A window from Cryptomeria japonica chromosome 1, Sugi_1.0, whole genome shotgun sequence encodes these proteins:
- the LOC131858465 gene encoding uncharacterized protein LOC131858465: MGASGGLAIIWDPRFSSFSPLEIKQNWRGGIVASYNNKIRFNLINVYGPIQNKDKAQVWLKLEAFLGNHPNEVCIIGRDFNTVAKVEDKRGGSIKLPPAAVDFNSWINRNSLLEIQTVENAFTWNNRRIGFCNIVEKLDRFFIHGGISELNYTMEAEILPLPGSAHFPLQLNILIVHSPRNCPFKFESMWFRDDNIINPIGHWWNSLVFSGSKMFIVANKLKLIKRKLLEWNRENFGNIFDKKLLIEKGS, encoded by the coding sequence ATGGGGGCCTCAGGAGGCTTAGCAATCATCTGGGATCCTAGATTCTCCTCATTTTCACCATTAGAGATAAAACAGAATTGGAGAGGTGGAATAGTAGCAAGctataacaacaagataagatttAATCTGATCAACGTTTATGGTCCTATCCAGAATAAGGACAAAGCCCAGGTTTGGTTGAAACTTGAGGCCTTCCTTGGTAATCATCCGAACGAAGTCTGTATCATTGGCAGAGATTTCAACACCGTCGCTAAGGTAGAAGACAAAAGGGGAGGCAGTATCAAGCTCCCCCCAGCGGCTGTAGACTTCAATagttggatcaataggaactctcTACTGGAAATCCAGACGGTAGAGAATgcctttacatggaataatagaaggATAGGTTTTTGCAATATTGTAGAAAAACTTGATAGATTTTTTATCCATGGAGGGATTTCGGAGCTCAATTACACCATGGAAGCAGAGATCCTACCTTTACCTGGCTCTGCCCACTTCCCACTTCAACTTAACATCTTGATAGTCCACTCTCCTAGAAAttgccccttcaaatttgaaagcatgtggttcagagatgacaaCATCATCAACCCAATTGGACATTGGTGGAACAGTTTAGTTTTCTCAGGCTCGAAAATGTTTATTGTGGCAAACAAGCTGAAGCTTATCAAGAGGAAGCTTTTGGAGTGgaatagggaaaactttggtaacatctttgaTAAGAAACTCTTAATAGAAAAAGGAT